From a region of the Roseivirga sp. 4D4 genome:
- a CDS encoding HIT family protein yields MPSIFTRIINREIPGYIVAENDDAIAFLDINPLNEGHTLVVPKKEVDKLFDLDEDTYLKLQSFAHQVAKAIEKAIPCLRVGVAVVGLEVPHAHIHLIPLHGMHDIDFGRPKLKLSPEAFEEVRGKITEYY; encoded by the coding sequence ATGCCAAGTATCTTCACCCGGATCATCAATCGTGAAATTCCAGGCTACATTGTGGCAGAGAATGATGATGCGATTGCCTTTCTCGATATCAATCCGCTTAATGAAGGACATACGCTAGTAGTGCCTAAGAAGGAAGTGGACAAGCTATTCGATCTTGATGAAGATACTTACCTCAAACTCCAATCCTTTGCACACCAAGTAGCCAAAGCTATTGAAAAAGCCATTCCTTGCCTGAGGGTTGGCGTTGCAGTTGTGGGCTTAGAAGTGCCGCATGCCCATATCCACCTAATTCCACTTCACGGAATGCATGATATTGATTTTGGTAGGCCTAAGTTGAAGCTAAGTCCTGAGGCTTTTGAGGAAGTAAGAGGTAAGATTACGGAGTACTATTAA
- the greA gene encoding transcription elongation factor GreA → MAGVSYYTEEGLQKLKDELHELKTKGRADMSKQIAEARDKGDLSENAEYDAAKDAQGLMEMRISELETVIGDARIKKQEDVDLSKVSILSTVKIKNVKNGMEVKYTLVSEKEADLKSGKISYESPIGKGLLNKKIGEVAEVIAPAGKIEFEILDITLE, encoded by the coding sequence ATGGCAGGTGTTAGTTATTACACTGAAGAGGGATTGCAGAAGTTGAAAGATGAACTGCACGAGTTAAAGACGAAAGGTAGAGCCGATATGTCTAAGCAAATAGCGGAGGCAAGAGATAAAGGAGACTTGAGTGAAAATGCTGAGTATGATGCTGCCAAAGATGCTCAAGGCTTAATGGAAATGCGTATTTCCGAACTGGAAACGGTTATCGGTGATGCCAGAATAAAAAAACAAGAAGATGTTGACCTTTCAAAGGTGTCGATTCTCTCTACAGTAAAGATCAAGAATGTAAAGAACGGCATGGAAGTGAAATACACTTTGGTGTCTGAAAAAGAAGCTGACCTAAAGAGTGGTAAGATTTCATATGAATCACCAATTGGAAAGGGCCTTCTAAATAAAAAGATTGGTGAAGTAGCGGAAGTGATTGCCCCTGCAGGGAAAATAGAGTTCGAAATTCTGGATATCACCTTAGAGTAA
- a CDS encoding NAD(P)-dependent oxidoreductase, producing the protein MSKKCLIVDEMHESIQDLLSQIGIEPVYRPKASREEILDLISDFEGLLIRSKTTVDRELVDKAKKLEFIGRAGAGLDKIDVEYVESRDIEILNAPEGNRDALAEHAVAMLLNLLNNINRADREVRNWIWDREGNRGVELSDKTVGIIGYGHMGQAFVQRLRAFDCRVLVYDKYKKGFGTKNVEEVSLEKMFAKADVLSLHVPLTEETRGWIDAEFFGQFKKNIYLLNTARGEIIPTRDLLDLLDSGKLIGAALDVLEKEKFDQLSAEQKSLFENLFNRKNVVLSPHVGGWTFASFKRINEVLVGKIATHYRIDWNA; encoded by the coding sequence ATGTCTAAGAAGTGCCTGATTGTAGATGAGATGCACGAGAGCATCCAAGATTTGCTATCGCAAATTGGCATAGAACCTGTTTACCGACCCAAAGCTTCAAGAGAAGAAATTCTCGACTTGATCAGTGACTTTGAAGGCTTACTGATCAGGAGTAAGACTACGGTAGACAGAGAGCTTGTGGACAAGGCAAAGAAGTTGGAATTTATCGGAAGGGCAGGAGCGGGCCTTGATAAGATAGACGTTGAATACGTTGAGTCAAGGGACATAGAGATTCTGAATGCCCCTGAAGGAAATCGTGATGCCCTAGCCGAACATGCTGTAGCAATGTTGCTCAACTTGCTCAATAATATTAACCGTGCCGATCGTGAAGTAAGAAATTGGATATGGGACCGGGAAGGCAACAGGGGTGTGGAGCTTAGTGATAAGACGGTCGGTATTATAGGATATGGTCATATGGGACAGGCCTTTGTTCAACGACTTAGGGCATTTGATTGCCGAGTGCTAGTCTACGATAAGTATAAGAAGGGTTTCGGAACAAAGAATGTAGAAGAGGTAAGTCTGGAGAAGATGTTTGCAAAAGCTGACGTTTTGAGCTTGCATGTTCCATTGACTGAGGAGACAAGAGGGTGGATCGATGCTGAATTCTTTGGGCAGTTCAAAAAGAACATCTACCTCTTAAATACCGCAAGAGGTGAAATTATTCCAACTCGAGACTTATTAGACTTATTAGACTCAGGTAAGCTTATAGGTGCGGCTTTAGACGTTTTAGAGAAAGAAAAATTCGATCAGCTTAGCGCAGAACAGAAATCCCTTTTTGAAAACCTCTTTAATCGAAAAAATGTGGTCCTATCTCCTCATGTGGGAGGCTGGACATTTGCCTCTTTCAAGCGAATCAACGAGGTATTGGTGGGAAAAATAGCTACCCATTATCGCATCGATTGGAATGCTTAG
- the mgtE gene encoding magnesium transporter, whose translation MSEASVKFELSKEYLDLVVQAVEQQDNAFILETMEGVDPADISLLLEEATSDNTKYVLDLLQNEVGAEVIEELEEDTRQDFLKELSSEEIAEYIEEMESDDAVDVINDLPVRVREEVIAAIKDPENAAHIQELMRYDEDCAGGLMAKEMIVANVNWTILQTIDEIRRQAENVEKIYSIYVVDDRQKLLGKVSVKRIILSNDNISIKDIYDEDIKAVETYMDEEEVADIMQKYDLDAVPVVNLQGKLVGRITIDDIVDVITEQAEEDMQLMSGISADVEEDDSIWAISKARLPWLMIGLVGGTLGAWAIGFFEGDLESNAALAFFIPLVMATGGNVGIQSSTLVVQSLANRSAFTESFGKRIAKMFLVAIFTGIVLAAISFGIVYIWKGDADLGKVVAISLICVIMLASFTGTSTPLILDKFGINPALASGPFITTTNDILGIIVYLAIANLLLT comes from the coding sequence GTGTCAGAAGCGAGCGTAAAATTTGAGCTTTCCAAGGAGTACCTTGATCTTGTTGTTCAGGCAGTCGAACAACAAGACAATGCCTTTATCCTTGAGACGATGGAAGGGGTAGACCCTGCTGATATTTCCCTCCTATTAGAAGAGGCAACTTCTGACAACACTAAGTATGTTCTGGATTTGCTTCAGAACGAAGTGGGTGCCGAGGTAATCGAAGAACTTGAAGAAGATACGCGTCAGGACTTTCTGAAAGAGTTGAGCTCAGAGGAGATCGCTGAATACATTGAAGAGATGGAGTCCGATGACGCGGTAGATGTCATTAATGACTTACCTGTCAGGGTAAGGGAAGAAGTAATTGCCGCGATTAAGGACCCCGAAAACGCAGCGCACATTCAAGAGTTGATGCGTTACGATGAGGACTGTGCTGGCGGACTGATGGCGAAGGAGATGATTGTCGCCAATGTGAATTGGACAATCCTTCAGACCATTGATGAGATTCGTAGGCAGGCCGAAAACGTAGAAAAGATTTACTCCATCTATGTTGTTGACGATCGCCAGAAATTGTTAGGAAAAGTTTCTGTGAAAAGGATCATTCTCTCCAACGACAATATCTCTATCAAGGATATCTACGATGAAGATATCAAGGCAGTAGAAACCTATATGGACGAAGAGGAAGTGGCTGATATCATGCAGAAGTATGATTTAGACGCTGTTCCTGTGGTCAACCTTCAAGGGAAGCTGGTAGGTAGAATTACCATTGATGACATTGTAGATGTTATCACTGAACAGGCTGAAGAAGACATGCAGTTAATGTCAGGTATTTCTGCTGATGTTGAAGAGGACGATAGCATCTGGGCCATCTCCAAGGCTCGTCTTCCTTGGCTAATGATCGGTTTAGTGGGTGGAACTTTAGGTGCATGGGCGATCGGCTTTTTTGAGGGCGATTTGGAGAGCAATGCAGCCCTTGCCTTCTTTATCCCACTAGTAATGGCAACAGGAGGTAATGTAGGCATTCAGTCTTCTACTTTGGTTGTGCAAAGTCTGGCTAACAGATCTGCTTTTACTGAATCGTTCGGTAAAAGAATAGCCAAAATGTTTTTGGTGGCCATTTTCACAGGGATAGTCTTAGCAGCCATCAGTTTTGGGATCGTATATATCTGGAAGGGTGATGCTGATCTAGGCAAAGTGGTGGCCATTTCATTGATCTGCGTGATCATGCTGGCTTCCTTCACGGGCACTTCAACTCCTTTGATTCTTGATAAATTCGGGATCAATCCTGCCCTTGCCTCAGGTCCATTTATCACCACCACGAACGATATTTTAGGAATTATCGTTTATCTGGCCATCGCTAACCTTTTACTTACATAA
- the rsmA gene encoding 16S rRNA (adenine(1518)-N(6)/adenine(1519)-N(6))-dimethyltransferase RsmA: MSGVRPKKHLGQHFLTDLSIAENIAKALSGHGDYQRVLEIGPGTGVLTQFLLEQPVETWVIEVDRESVSYLETHFSQLKDRIISGDFLKMNFNESIGSPLAIVGNFPYNISSQIFFRVLDFRNDIPEVVCMIQKEVAERLASPPGNKTYGILSVLLQAYYDIEYLFTVKPGVFNPPPKVNSGVIRLKRNNVSQLGCDESLFKSVVKAGFQMRRKTLRNALKPINLPSELVDHPMLNLRAETLSVEDFVTLTNLISSCQKRA, translated from the coding sequence ATGTCTGGAGTACGCCCTAAAAAACATCTTGGCCAGCACTTTCTTACCGATTTAAGTATTGCTGAGAATATTGCCAAAGCACTAAGTGGTCATGGTGATTATCAACGAGTTTTGGAGATAGGTCCTGGCACAGGGGTACTTACTCAATTTCTCTTAGAACAGCCTGTAGAGACTTGGGTGATTGAGGTCGATAGAGAGTCAGTTAGTTATCTCGAAACGCATTTTTCTCAACTAAAGGACCGAATCATTTCGGGAGATTTCCTCAAGATGAATTTCAATGAATCGATTGGTTCACCTCTGGCAATCGTGGGCAACTTTCCCTACAACATTTCATCTCAAATTTTCTTTCGCGTTCTAGACTTTCGCAATGACATTCCTGAGGTAGTTTGTATGATTCAGAAGGAGGTAGCTGAACGTTTGGCATCGCCTCCGGGTAACAAGACTTATGGGATACTCAGTGTTTTATTACAAGCCTATTATGACATTGAATATTTGTTTACTGTAAAACCCGGTGTATTTAACCCACCACCAAAAGTTAATTCAGGTGTTATCAGACTTAAGCGTAACAATGTCAGTCAGTTAGGTTGTGACGAAAGTCTTTTTAAATCTGTAGTAAAGGCAGGTTTTCAAATGAGGCGGAAAACATTGCGCAATGCATTAAAACCTATAAATTTGCCATCCGAGTTGGTGGATCACCCGATGCTGAATTTGCGGGCAGAGACCCTCTCGGTTGAAGATTTTGTCACCCTTACAAATCTAATTTCATCGTGTCAGAAGCGAGCGTAA
- the pdxA gene encoding 4-hydroxythreonine-4-phosphate dehydrogenase PdxA, producing MKEEANDNQIKPTIGITIGDINGIGPEVVMKAVENNKMLSFANIVIYGHGKVFSFYKNHLQIDRFSFHQAQSIKDIRHNKLNVINCWDEDYEIKAGQETSEAGRFALASLTHASEDLKNGDIQGVVTAPISKNNIQADDFKFPGHTEYFTETFGAEDSLMFLCNESLKIGVATGHIPLAKVKEKLTAEVLTRKISLMIKSLKKDFGIGKPRVAILGLNPHAGEEGLLGSEENEVITPVISQFKEKGDLVFGPYPADGFFGNASYSKFDGVLAMYHDQGLIPFKTIAFEDGVNFTAGLPIVRTSPDHGTAFGIAGKNIANEQSMRSALYMAIDIVRNRTSS from the coding sequence ATGAAGGAGGAAGCAAACGACAATCAAATCAAGCCAACGATCGGCATAACCATTGGAGACATCAATGGCATTGGACCTGAGGTGGTCATGAAGGCAGTCGAGAATAACAAAATGCTCTCATTTGCCAACATAGTAATATACGGGCATGGAAAAGTGTTTTCGTTTTACAAGAACCACTTACAGATCGATCGCTTCTCTTTTCACCAAGCACAATCCATCAAAGACATTAGACATAACAAACTCAATGTTATCAATTGCTGGGATGAGGATTATGAAATTAAAGCAGGCCAGGAAACTTCTGAGGCGGGTAGGTTTGCTCTAGCTTCTTTGACCCATGCAAGCGAGGACTTAAAGAATGGAGATATTCAAGGAGTTGTCACGGCACCTATTAGTAAGAATAATATTCAAGCCGATGACTTTAAGTTTCCCGGACACACCGAATACTTTACAGAAACTTTCGGAGCAGAGGACAGTCTCATGTTTCTTTGTAACGAAAGCCTGAAAATTGGAGTAGCAACAGGGCACATCCCTTTGGCAAAGGTTAAAGAAAAACTGACCGCAGAAGTACTGACTCGAAAGATTAGTCTTATGATAAAGTCACTCAAGAAAGACTTTGGCATTGGGAAACCGAGAGTGGCCATCTTAGGGCTCAATCCGCATGCAGGGGAAGAAGGCCTTTTGGGTAGCGAAGAAAATGAAGTTATCACTCCGGTCATCTCCCAATTCAAGGAAAAGGGTGATTTGGTCTTCGGACCTTATCCGGCAGATGGCTTTTTCGGCAATGCAAGTTATTCCAAGTTTGATGGCGTTTTGGCCATGTATCACGATCAAGGTCTGATCCCTTTCAAAACCATAGCCTTTGAAGATGGGGTTAACTTTACAGCAGGGCTGCCAATTGTGCGCACCTCACCTGACCATGGTACGGCATTTGGAATTGCAGGCAAGAACATAGCCAACGAACAAAGTATGCGAAGTGCTCTTTATATGGCCATTGACATTGTCAGAAACAGAACATCTTCCTAA
- a CDS encoding SulP family inorganic anion transporter: MKNSFFSNLKHDAPSGLVVFLVAVPLCLGIALASGAPLFSGIIAGMVGGIVVTAFSGSQLGVSGPAAGLAAIVLAGIQDLGSFEIFLVAVVIAGVIQFVLGVARAGIIGYYFPSAVIKGMLAGIGVIIFLKQIPHAFGYDADPEGDLGFIQADGENTFSELVNMINFISPGAITIALISLAILILWEQQFVKRIKITQVIQGPLVVVIVGIVLAIAFSGSSMSISQDHMVSIPVASDFNGFIDQFTLPDFSAFGMIEVWVLGITIAIVASLETLLCVEATDKLDPQKRVTPTSRELRAQGIGNFVSGLIGGLPVTQVIVRSSANIQSGGKTRASALIHGFLILISAMIIPNVLNMIPLSSLAAILLVVGYKLAKPSLFKQMFKSGYQQFIPFVVTVLAIVLTDLLKGIGIGMAVAIFYILLNNLKNPYVLKETHDKAHKHYRIVLAEMVTFLNKAQILKELNKIPDNAELLIDASRTRHIQHDVLEIIHDFKESAKYKNIDFKMSCSDELDLNGYDQSLGPLMINVETESNGSKTEESVKSEV, from the coding sequence ATGAAGAACAGTTTTTTTTCTAATCTAAAACATGACGCCCCATCGGGTCTGGTCGTATTTCTGGTAGCTGTACCCCTATGTTTGGGTATTGCACTTGCATCTGGTGCACCACTTTTCTCTGGCATTATTGCCGGTATGGTTGGTGGTATAGTTGTAACCGCATTCAGTGGTTCGCAACTCGGTGTTAGTGGTCCTGCGGCTGGGCTTGCAGCCATAGTATTGGCAGGGATCCAAGATCTGGGATCTTTTGAAATCTTCTTGGTTGCCGTTGTTATTGCTGGGGTCATCCAGTTCGTCCTGGGTGTCGCTAGAGCAGGAATTATTGGTTACTACTTTCCAAGTGCCGTAATCAAAGGAATGCTGGCGGGAATTGGGGTTATCATTTTCCTAAAGCAGATTCCTCATGCTTTTGGCTATGACGCAGATCCTGAAGGGGATTTAGGTTTTATTCAAGCCGATGGAGAAAATACGTTCTCTGAATTGGTCAATATGATCAACTTTATTTCACCTGGTGCCATCACCATTGCGCTTATCTCTCTGGCCATCCTTATTCTATGGGAGCAGCAGTTTGTCAAAAGAATCAAAATCACCCAGGTCATTCAAGGGCCTTTGGTTGTGGTAATTGTTGGAATTGTATTGGCCATCGCGTTTTCTGGGTCTTCAATGTCAATTAGCCAGGATCATATGGTTAGTATTCCTGTAGCAAGTGATTTTAATGGTTTTATTGATCAATTTACACTGCCAGATTTCAGCGCCTTCGGAATGATTGAAGTATGGGTTTTGGGTATCACCATTGCCATAGTTGCGAGTTTAGAAACACTCTTATGTGTAGAAGCTACTGATAAATTAGATCCGCAGAAACGTGTTACCCCTACCAGTAGAGAGCTTAGAGCACAGGGTATTGGCAATTTTGTTTCTGGCCTTATCGGGGGGTTACCTGTTACTCAAGTTATTGTCCGTAGCTCAGCCAATATTCAGTCTGGAGGTAAAACAAGGGCATCAGCATTGATTCATGGATTTCTCATTCTCATCTCTGCAATGATTATTCCCAATGTGCTCAATATGATTCCGCTGTCCAGTTTAGCGGCTATTCTGCTAGTTGTGGGGTACAAATTAGCAAAGCCTTCTCTGTTCAAGCAGATGTTCAAGTCTGGTTACCAGCAGTTCATTCCCTTCGTGGTTACTGTACTGGCTATTGTACTCACCGATTTACTTAAGGGTATTGGAATAGGTATGGCGGTAGCGATTTTCTACATTCTTCTAAACAACCTCAAAAACCCTTATGTGCTCAAAGAGACCCATGACAAAGCGCATAAACATTATCGTATTGTTTTAGCAGAAATGGTGACTTTCCTAAATAAGGCACAGATATTAAAAGAGCTTAATAAGATACCCGATAATGCGGAACTATTGATTGATGCTTCAAGAACACGTCATATTCAACATGATGTATTAGAAATCATTCATGACTTTAAAGAGAGCGCCAAGTACAAAAACATTGATTTTAAGATGTCTTGCTCAGATGAACTAGACCTAAATGGTTATGATCAGTCTTTAGGACCTTTAATGATCAATGTAGAAACCGAAAGTAATGGCTCAAAAACAGAAGAATCCGTCAAATCGGAGGTTTGA
- a CDS encoding YceD family protein, with the protein MKARRAFDIHIFKLANGNHDYQFEISDSFFELFENEMFSKGKLNADVSLQKSDSMIQMDFKVEGSIELTCDRSLDLFDQPISFESKMIFKYGEEEKELSEDVMVILKDTQTINIADLLFEFIGLQIPMKKLHPRFQEDDDQNEEGAMVYTSEQDDTSDEQQEEDVDPRWAALKGLESKK; encoded by the coding sequence TTGAAAGCGAGAAGAGCATTTGATATTCATATTTTCAAGCTAGCAAATGGTAATCATGATTATCAGTTTGAAATTTCAGATTCGTTCTTTGAACTGTTTGAAAATGAAATGTTTAGCAAGGGAAAACTCAACGCTGACGTTTCACTTCAAAAGTCAGATAGTATGATTCAAATGGACTTCAAAGTTGAAGGAAGTATTGAATTGACTTGTGATAGAAGTCTTGACTTGTTCGATCAACCCATCTCTTTTGAGAGTAAAATGATCTTCAAGTATGGAGAAGAAGAGAAAGAGTTATCTGAAGATGTCATGGTTATCCTCAAGGATACCCAGACCATCAACATAGCAGATTTACTTTTTGAATTTATTGGTTTACAAATTCCAATGAAAAAGCTTCATCCCAGATTTCAGGAAGATGATGATCAGAATGAAGAAGGTGCAATGGTGTATACTTCAGAGCAAGACGATACATCTGACGAGCAGCAAGAAGAAGATGTTGATCCTAGATGGGCAGCATTAAAAGGTTTAGAGAGTAAAAAATAG
- the rpmF gene encoding 50S ribosomal protein L32, whose amino-acid sequence MAHPKRKISRTRRDKRRTHKKLTAKTLVVCPTTGELHMPHRAFWHEGKLYYKGKVVMEKEVLV is encoded by the coding sequence ATGGCGCATCCTAAAAGAAAAATTTCAAGAACTCGTAGAGACAAGCGTAGAACGCATAAGAAATTGACTGCCAAAACATTGGTGGTTTGCCCTACAACAGGCGAGCTACACATGCCTCACAGAGCCTTCTGGCATGAAGGCAAACTTTACTATAAAGGTAAAGTTGTGATGGAAAAAGAAGTTTTAGTATAA
- a CDS encoding beta-ketoacyl-ACP synthase III: MTNIRAQITGVHGYVPDYVLTNKELETIVDTTDEWITSRTGIKQRHILKGENQGTSVIGIEAVKGLLEKTNTNAEDIDLIICATTTPDMTFPATANLIGDAVGAKNAFNYDLQAACSGFIYALITGSQFIETGKYKKVVVVGADKMSSIIDYTDRTTCIIFGDGGGAVMLEPGSPDFGVMDSMLKSDGSGAQHLHMKAGGSRKPASLETIQNREHFVYQEGSAVFKFAVTNMADAAAEVMERNNLTGEDIAYLVPHQANKRIIDATARRMEVGEEKVMLNIHKYGNTTSGTIPLCLWDYESQLRKGDNLILAAFGGGFTWGSIWLKWAYDPK; encoded by the coding sequence ATGACGAACATTCGAGCTCAAATCACGGGTGTCCATGGTTATGTTCCAGATTACGTTTTAACAAACAAGGAACTTGAAACTATTGTCGATACCACTGATGAATGGATCACTTCAAGAACTGGCATCAAGCAAAGGCACATTCTCAAAGGTGAAAATCAAGGAACTTCAGTTATTGGCATAGAAGCCGTGAAAGGACTTCTTGAAAAGACCAATACCAATGCTGAGGACATTGATCTAATCATATGTGCCACTACTACTCCTGACATGACTTTTCCGGCAACGGCCAATCTCATTGGAGATGCGGTTGGTGCAAAAAATGCCTTTAACTATGACCTTCAGGCGGCTTGCTCCGGATTTATTTATGCATTGATCACAGGTTCTCAGTTTATAGAAACAGGAAAGTATAAGAAAGTAGTAGTTGTGGGTGCAGACAAGATGTCTTCCATTATAGACTACACGGACAGAACCACCTGCATCATCTTTGGCGATGGTGGTGGTGCAGTTATGCTTGAGCCCGGATCTCCTGACTTTGGAGTTATGGATTCCATGCTCAAATCTGATGGGTCAGGCGCACAACACTTGCATATGAAAGCAGGTGGCAGTAGAAAACCTGCTAGCCTCGAAACCATTCAAAACAGAGAACACTTTGTATATCAAGAAGGCTCCGCTGTATTCAAATTTGCTGTTACTAATATGGCAGATGCGGCAGCTGAAGTGATGGAAAGGAATAACCTCACTGGAGAAGATATCGCTTATCTGGTGCCTCATCAGGCCAACAAACGTATAATTGATGCGACAGCCAGGCGAATGGAGGTTGGTGAAGAGAAGGTCATGTTGAACATCCACAAATACGGTAATACAACCAGTGGAACAATTCCATTATGTTTATGGGACTATGAATCTCAACTTCGCAAAGGTGACAACCTGATTCTTGCTGCTTTTGGCGGAGGGTTCACCTGGGGATCGATTTGGCTAAAATGGGCTTACGATCCTAAGTAA
- the efp gene encoding elongation factor P — protein MATTADIKNGLCIVKDQDLWMITEFQHVKPGKGPAFVRTRLKNVKTGKVVDNTFTAGHKIETARVEKRSHQFLYKDDFGFHFMNSDTFEQVMIEEQMIGKSAGLIKDGQEVDILFHAETELPLTCELPAYVVLEITYTEPGIKGDTATNATKPATLETGAEIQVPLFINLGDKIKVDTRTHSYGERVK, from the coding sequence ATGGCAACTACTGCAGATATTAAAAACGGACTTTGTATAGTCAAAGATCAAGACCTTTGGATGATCACAGAGTTTCAGCATGTAAAACCTGGAAAAGGCCCGGCCTTTGTCAGAACGAGGCTTAAGAATGTAAAGACGGGTAAAGTGGTGGACAACACTTTCACTGCGGGTCATAAGATCGAGACTGCAAGGGTCGAAAAAAGATCTCATCAGTTCTTATATAAAGATGACTTTGGTTTTCACTTTATGAACTCTGATACCTTCGAACAAGTAATGATCGAAGAACAAATGATCGGGAAAAGTGCTGGTCTTATTAAGGATGGACAAGAAGTTGACATTCTTTTTCATGCAGAAACTGAGCTTCCGCTTACCTGTGAACTTCCCGCTTATGTCGTGCTTGAAATCACATATACTGAGCCTGGCATTAAGGGAGATACCGCGACTAATGCAACCAAACCCGCAACCCTAGAAACTGGTGCTGAAATACAAGTGCCATTATTCATTAACTTAGGGGACAAAATTAAAGTAGACACAAGAACTCACTCATATGGTGAGCGCGTAAAATAA
- the accB gene encoding acetyl-CoA carboxylase biotin carboxyl carrier protein, with product MNPKEIKNMIDFIAKSGLAEVNIETEEFKIEVRRDAEATVVASAPALPAAAPAPVPAAAPAAPAAEAPKAAAPKADDTSNYVEIKSPMIGTFYRAPKPEDPPFMSVGDTVSVGDKVGIIEAMKLFNEIESEISGTIVKVLVENASPIEYDQPLFLVDPS from the coding sequence ATGAATCCGAAAGAAATAAAAAACATGATCGACTTCATCGCCAAATCTGGTTTGGCTGAAGTCAACATTGAAACTGAAGAGTTCAAAATAGAGGTGAGGCGCGATGCCGAAGCCACCGTAGTTGCAAGCGCACCTGCTTTACCAGCAGCTGCTCCAGCTCCGGTCCCTGCGGCTGCCCCTGCAGCACCAGCGGCTGAAGCACCAAAAGCTGCGGCCCCAAAGGCGGATGACACCAGCAACTATGTTGAGATCAAATCGCCAATGATTGGTACCTTCTACAGAGCTCCAAAACCTGAAGATCCACCTTTTATGAGTGTTGGTGACACAGTTTCTGTGGGCGACAAGGTCGGCATCATAGAGGCAATGAAACTATTCAATGAAATAGAGTCTGAAATCTCTGGTACTATCGTGAAGGTATTGGTAGAAAATGCTTCACCGATAGAGTATGATCAGCCGTTATTCTTGGTTGATCCATCATAA